From the genome of Bacteroides sp. MSB163, one region includes:
- a CDS encoding GH92 family glycosyl hydrolase, with product MKKNMKINSMLMSGLLLLMYGCTPAMQDYSSYVNPFIGTGGHGHTYPGAVVPNGMIQPSPDTRIYQWDACSGYYYADSTINGFSHTHLSGTGCGDYGDVLLMPTVGKQDYHPMGEESQQMAYASAFSHENETAQPGYYSVFLDRYKVKAELTATRRAAIHRYTFPKAEDAGFILDLDYSLQRQTNEEMELEVISDTEIRGRKKTVYWAFDQYINFYAKFSKPFTYTLVTDSMALDEGGPLLPTAKALLQFQTGAGEQVLVKVGVSAVDMDGARRNVEADIPGWDFDSVRSAARNSWNDYLSKIDIETNDDDQRIMFYTALYHTGVQPNLFTDADGRYLGMDLKPHQGSVKNPVYTVFSLWDTFRAYHPLMTIIDPDLNQAFIRSLILKQREGGIFPMWELAGNYTGTMIGYHAASIIADAYTKGYRDFDVQDAYKACIRAAEYDTTGIHCPPLVLPHLMPQAKYWKNKIGYVPCDKDNESVAKALEYAYDDWCISLLAEALGDRPNQEKYAAFAKGYQVYFDASTRFMRGLDSEGNWRTPFNPRSSNHRNDDYCEGTAWQWTWFVPHDVDGLVDLMGGREAFIGKLDSLFIAPSAMEGESVSVDISGLIGQYAHGNEPSHHIAHLYNYVGQPWRTQELVDEVLHTLYFNDPDGLSGNEDCGQMSAWFILNSMGFYQVCPGKPVYSIGRPLFNKATIQLKDGKTFTVVAHGNSRENKYVQKMLLNGRELVEPFFNHQDIVDGGTLELTMGDKLVIEKK from the coding sequence ATGAAGAAGAACATGAAAATCAATTCTATGCTGATGAGCGGTCTTCTTTTGCTGATGTACGGTTGTACGCCGGCAATGCAGGATTACTCATCCTACGTCAATCCCTTCATCGGTACGGGAGGACACGGGCACACTTATCCGGGGGCGGTGGTGCCTAACGGAATGATTCAACCCAGCCCCGACACACGCATTTATCAATGGGACGCTTGTTCCGGTTATTATTATGCTGACTCTACCATCAACGGATTTTCGCATACGCATCTCAGCGGTACAGGCTGTGGAGATTATGGTGATGTGTTGCTGATGCCTACCGTGGGCAAGCAGGACTATCATCCGATGGGAGAGGAGAGTCAGCAGATGGCTTATGCTTCCGCTTTCTCTCACGAGAACGAGACGGCTCAGCCCGGTTATTATTCGGTGTTCCTGGATCGCTATAAAGTGAAGGCTGAACTGACCGCCACCCGGCGTGCGGCTATCCACCGTTATACTTTCCCGAAAGCGGAAGATGCGGGATTCATCCTTGACCTGGATTACAGTCTGCAACGCCAGACGAATGAAGAAATGGAACTGGAAGTAATCAGCGACACCGAGATACGCGGGCGTAAGAAGACGGTATATTGGGCTTTCGACCAATACATTAATTTCTATGCCAAGTTCTCCAAACCGTTCACCTATACTTTGGTGACCGATTCTATGGCACTGGACGAAGGCGGACCGTTGCTGCCCACGGCTAAAGCATTGTTGCAGTTTCAGACCGGAGCCGGCGAACAAGTCCTTGTGAAAGTAGGAGTTTCTGCCGTGGATATGGACGGAGCACGCCGGAATGTGGAGGCTGATATACCCGGATGGGACTTTGACAGTGTGCGCAGTGCCGCCCGCAATTCATGGAACGATTATCTGTCGAAAATAGATATTGAAACCAACGATGATGACCAGCGGATTATGTTCTATACCGCACTTTATCATACGGGTGTACAACCCAATCTGTTTACGGATGCCGACGGACGCTATCTGGGCATGGACCTGAAGCCCCACCAAGGCAGTGTGAAAAATCCTGTCTACACGGTTTTCTCTTTGTGGGATACTTTCCGTGCCTATCATCCCCTGATGACGATTATCGATCCGGATTTGAACCAGGCTTTTATCCGTTCGCTCATCCTGAAGCAGCGCGAAGGCGGCATCTTCCCTATGTGGGAACTTGCAGGCAATTATACCGGAACCATGATTGGCTATCATGCCGCATCCATCATTGCCGATGCCTACACAAAAGGTTATCGTGATTTTGATGTGCAAGACGCCTACAAAGCCTGCATCCGTGCTGCGGAATATGATACCACCGGCATCCACTGTCCTCCGCTGGTATTGCCTCATCTGATGCCGCAAGCCAAATACTGGAAGAACAAGATAGGCTATGTGCCTTGCGATAAAGACAACGAATCGGTGGCCAAAGCATTGGAGTATGCTTATGATGACTGGTGCATTTCGCTATTGGCGGAAGCTCTGGGTGATAGACCTAATCAGGAGAAATATGCAGCGTTCGCCAAAGGATACCAGGTTTATTTCGACGCTTCCACCCGCTTCATGCGCGGACTGGACAGTGAAGGTAACTGGCGCACGCCTTTCAATCCTCGTTCTTCCAATCACCGCAATGATGATTATTGTGAAGGCACCGCCTGGCAATGGACTTGGTTCGTGCCTCATGATGTGGACGGATTGGTGGATCTTATGGGAGGCCGTGAGGCTTTTATCGGCAAGCTGGACTCTTTGTTCATCGCTCCTTCGGCTATGGAAGGTGAATCGGTATCCGTTGACATTTCAGGTCTGATAGGGCAGTATGCGCATGGAAATGAGCCAAGCCACCACATCGCACATCTATATAATTATGTCGGTCAGCCTTGGAGAACGCAGGAATTGGTGGACGAAGTGCTTCATACCCTTTACTTCAATGATCCTGACGGCTTGTCGGGCAACGAAGACTGTGGGCAGATGTCGGCATGGTTCATTCTCAATTCGATGGGATTCTATCAGGTGTGTCCCGGTAAGCCTGTGTATTCCATTGGCCGGCCGCTGTTCAATAAGGCAACCATACAACTGAAGGATGGAAAAACTTTCACAGTTGTAGCGCATGGCAACAGTCGCGAAAATAAGTATGTGCAGAAGATGCTTTTGAACGGTCGGGAGTTGGTGGAACCTTTCTTCAACCATCAGGATATTGTGGACGGTGGAACGTTAGAGTTGACGATGGGGGATAAACTGGTGATTGAAAAGAAATAG
- a CDS encoding glycoside hydrolase family 18 — protein sequence MKRNKSNKIFGALLPILTMALLVSCTDVESIDINRPGLEEQSPELYAKYLENLNAYKSSDDHKVAYAWFDNSVKAPYSRAHHISDIPDSLDVVSMMYPADLAEFELADMATVRRKGTKVVFTISFDRIQKEYTDKVKEGVETGTFSVYLKAEVDRLISYESSFDGIIAEYKGKNPIYMSAADKEEAKANQDIFWGTVMAWKQANTNKLLTFQGYPENLIGQSVLSECRHIILATDDVDAVEELSVVARKAMLSAGTPTDRFVVAVSTISMDAADTKTGFYEKARAIKEAAYWITEPSADYTRAGIAIYNIQNDYYNADAIYPCVKEAINIMNPSPRK from the coding sequence ATGAAAAGAAATAAAAGTAATAAGATATTTGGAGCGTTGCTTCCCATATTGACCATGGCTTTGTTGGTATCATGTACTGATGTTGAAAGTATCGATATCAATCGCCCGGGACTCGAAGAACAGAGTCCGGAACTTTATGCCAAATATTTGGAGAACTTGAATGCATATAAAAGTTCTGACGACCATAAGGTGGCATACGCTTGGTTTGACAATAGTGTAAAAGCACCTTACAGTCGTGCTCATCACATTTCGGATATTCCCGACAGCTTGGATGTTGTTTCGATGATGTATCCGGCGGATTTGGCTGAATTTGAGTTAGCGGATATGGCTACTGTACGTAGAAAAGGTACAAAAGTGGTTTTTACAATCAGTTTTGACCGCATACAGAAAGAATATACAGATAAAGTGAAAGAGGGGGTAGAGACAGGTACTTTTAGTGTTTATTTGAAGGCAGAAGTAGATAGGCTGATAAGTTATGAATCTTCTTTTGACGGTATAATTGCAGAATACAAAGGAAAAAATCCTATTTATATGTCTGCGGCTGATAAGGAAGAGGCCAAGGCGAATCAGGATATTTTTTGGGGAACTGTTATGGCCTGGAAACAAGCCAATACAAATAAGTTGTTAACTTTTCAGGGCTATCCGGAGAATCTGATAGGGCAATCTGTACTGTCAGAATGCCGTCATATCATTCTGGCAACGGATGACGTAGATGCTGTTGAGGAATTATCGGTAGTTGCACGTAAGGCTATGCTTTCGGCTGGTACCCCGACAGATCGTTTTGTTGTGGCGGTTTCGACTATCTCTATGGATGCTGCCGACACCAAAACTGGATTTTATGAAAAGGCAAGAGCTATTAAAGAAGCTGCTTATTGGATTACGGAACCCTCTGCTGACTATACCAGAGCTGGTATTGCGATATACAACATTCAGAATGATTATTATAATGCTGATGCTATATATCCATGTGTGAAAGAGGCTATTAATATTATGAATCCTTCTCCTCGTAAATAA
- a CDS encoding RNA polymerase sigma-70 factor yields the protein MKISFLRHDKEQAFKLLYEEYYAPFCLYAKRFIEDKETREDIVSDVFTSLWDKIETFEADSDTTLGYIKMCVKNSCLNFLKHQEYEWNYAEIIRKKTPVYETEADSVYTLDELYRMLYETLNKLPDNYRTVFIESFFKGKTHAEIAEELNLSVKSVNRYKQRTIELLRNELKDYLPLLLLFIASGRA from the coding sequence ATGAAAATATCTTTCCTAAGACATGATAAGGAACAGGCTTTCAAGCTACTTTACGAGGAATATTACGCACCTTTCTGTCTGTATGCAAAAAGATTTATAGAAGATAAAGAAACACGAGAAGATATTGTTTCCGACGTATTTACTTCACTATGGGATAAAATAGAAACTTTTGAGGCAGACTCTGATACCACATTAGGCTACATTAAGATGTGTGTAAAAAATAGTTGTCTGAATTTCCTAAAACATCAGGAGTACGAATGGAATTATGCGGAAATAATCCGCAAAAAGACTCCTGTCTACGAAACCGAAGCGGACAGCGTATATACATTGGATGAACTTTACCGGATGCTATATGAGACTCTGAACAAACTTCCTGATAATTACCGTACCGTCTTTATCGAAAGTTTCTTCAAAGGGAAAACCCATGCAGAAATTGCAGAAGAGTTGAATCTCAGCGTGAAATCTGTCAACCGCTATAAACAAAGAACTATAGAATTGCTTCGCAATGAGTTGAAGGATTATTTACCTCTTCTACTCTTATTTATCGCTTCCGGAAGAGCTTAA
- a CDS encoding BT_3987 domain-containing protein: protein MKYLNNIKLSLVAAVFVCTGTVFTGCEDDLTISGSTDKLETVDGVYGYVRSAAGARELTPITLFGDKAGTGHLFFELTKVAEQDVAVTFKIDKDALEAYNEANNTSYEMYPVDKLGLANGGKITVKAGEKKSASMELNISAGGTIGTTYAVAISATADGGATVSTNNQTYIYLVKPQPTYPVRGTARDVKTLCFVEVNNENILNCGEYTMAKDGTPFFDVVSIFAANINVDSKTGRAHIFCNDQVSFLLKNADQIIRPLQAKGIKVNMTILGNHDESGMSSLSKEAAEDFAKELKAYADIYGLDGFDFDDEYSNYSENPSPGFEERSSANYCRLMYECRKIMPDKLLGIYEYLLYDAPNGSVEGKSAGELVDYMCYGTYQRYAKGREENFAGLPKSKYGPYSLKINKEYTGGWDNFNQETIQDLKDAGYGLQVFYNPEPGIFSYDHYFTAVSKVLYDDEVEWTGKYYERTGFSTINATRAIYESYLGEWSVTSSNSLYVYVDEENNPRWWDWGGSQKFNIRIEEKEAGKSYYVYGWGTYPEITNKYPLVMEYNDYDGFIYISCPQTIHEADEADPITWEMRLGTYGKVNVWSFYDYTNPISGYVTVGGTVINMTGPGNRWGIDPCHDVDGTFVPPHMDVKYHITENYTLVKN from the coding sequence ATGAAATATCTGAATAATATAAAATTAAGTTTGGTGGCTGCCGTATTTGTATGCACCGGAACAGTCTTTACTGGCTGTGAAGATGATCTTACAATAAGTGGGTCTACTGACAAGTTAGAGACTGTGGACGGTGTATATGGCTATGTAAGGTCTGCAGCCGGAGCGCGTGAACTCACTCCAATTACTCTATTTGGAGATAAAGCGGGAACAGGACATCTTTTCTTTGAGCTGACTAAGGTAGCAGAGCAGGATGTTGCGGTGACTTTCAAAATAGACAAAGATGCTTTGGAAGCATATAATGAGGCCAATAATACATCTTACGAAATGTATCCGGTTGATAAATTGGGTTTAGCTAATGGTGGTAAGATTACAGTGAAGGCCGGTGAAAAGAAGTCTGCTTCGATGGAATTGAATATCAGTGCGGGAGGCACGATAGGTACAACTTACGCTGTAGCTATTTCAGCTACAGCAGACGGTGGTGCAACTGTTTCTACCAACAATCAGACATACATTTATTTGGTAAAGCCACAACCTACATATCCTGTGCGTGGAACTGCTCGTGATGTTAAAACACTTTGTTTTGTAGAGGTGAATAATGAAAATATTCTGAACTGCGGTGAATATACGATGGCTAAGGATGGGACTCCTTTCTTTGATGTAGTCAGCATTTTTGCCGCTAATATCAACGTGGATAGTAAAACGGGACGTGCGCATATATTTTGTAATGATCAAGTTTCTTTCTTGTTGAAGAATGCTGATCAGATTATTCGTCCTTTGCAGGCAAAAGGTATTAAGGTGAATATGACTATACTGGGCAATCACGATGAATCCGGTATGAGTAGTTTATCTAAGGAAGCTGCCGAAGATTTTGCTAAGGAATTGAAAGCTTATGCTGATATTTATGGTTTGGATGGTTTCGATTTTGACGATGAGTATTCAAATTATTCGGAGAATCCAAGTCCGGGGTTTGAAGAGCGTTCCAGTGCAAATTATTGCCGCCTGATGTATGAGTGCCGTAAGATTATGCCTGACAAATTATTAGGTATTTATGAATATCTGCTATATGATGCTCCTAACGGTTCTGTGGAGGGCAAAAGTGCAGGTGAATTGGTGGATTATATGTGCTATGGAACTTATCAGAGATATGCGAAAGGGCGTGAGGAAAACTTTGCAGGGCTGCCTAAGTCTAAGTATGGTCCTTATTCATTGAAGATTAACAAAGAATATACTGGTGGTTGGGATAACTTTAATCAAGAAACTATTCAGGATTTGAAAGATGCCGGATATGGTTTGCAGGTGTTCTATAATCCTGAACCTGGAATTTTTAGTTACGACCATTACTTCACAGCAGTATCTAAAGTGCTGTATGATGACGAAGTAGAGTGGACTGGTAAGTATTATGAAAGAACCGGTTTCAGTACCATTAACGCTACGAGGGCTATTTACGAATCCTATCTGGGTGAATGGTCAGTTACTTCCAGCAATTCTTTGTATGTATATGTAGATGAAGAGAATAATCCACGTTGGTGGGATTGGGGTGGTTCGCAAAAGTTCAACATCCGTATTGAGGAAAAGGAAGCAGGAAAGAGTTATTATGTATATGGCTGGGGTACTTATCCTGAAATTACCAATAAATATCCGTTGGTAATGGAGTACAATGATTATGACGGGTTTATCTATATTTCTTGTCCGCAAACAATTCATGAAGCAGACGAAGCGGATCCCATCACATGGGAAATGCGTTTGGGAACATATGGAAAGGTAAATGTCTGGAGTTTCTATGATTATACGAACCCGATCAGCGGATACGTCACTGTAGGCGGAACAGTTATTAATATGACCGGACCTGGCAACCGCTGGGGTATTGATCCATGTCATGATGTGGATGGAACATTTGTTCCGCCCCATATGGATGTGAAATATCATATTACAGAAAATTACACATTGGTGAAGAACTGA
- a CDS encoding glycoside hydrolase family 97 protein, translating to MPLKQAEVTSPDGHIRLAFALDGNNSMTYQVSVGDTVFITPSLLGFTAKDGVNLAEGFKVINTDFTTHDETWTQPWGENKTIRNHYNEMVVHLSDAVNTKLTLRFRIFDDGLGFRYEYEVPGADSILVTDELTAFNIAQDGTSWSIPANSETYELLYRTQPVSRIDNANTPMTFKTGGIYASIHEAALTDFPEMTLKNTGGCHFKAELAPWPDGIKARIAGGRFKTPWRTLQIAPKAVGLINSGLILNLNEPCALETTDWIRPMKYVGIWWGMHLGVESWVINDRHGATTGNAKRYIDFAAANNIEAVMYEGWNEGWENWGGTQTFDYTKPYADFDIKEIARYAREKGVEIIGHHETGGNILNYEKQLDKAYKWYADLGVHSVKTGYAGGLPNGHNHHGQYNVRHYRKVVETAAKYHTTLDVHEPIKDTGIRRTYPNMMTREGARGMEWNAWSEGNPPEHHVMLPFTRLLAGPMDYTPGIFDIMYERAKKSPHRKQWNMKDSKDCRINTTLAKQIANWVILYSPLQMAADMIENYEGHPAFQFFRDFDADCDWSEALAGEPGEFVVIVRRAKDKYFLGAATNEEARKVDVKLDFLEKGRVYRALIYADGEGADWELNPTAYEIIEKLVTADDTLTVSMARGGGQAISFMPA from the coding sequence ATGCCTCTCAAACAGGCAGAGGTCACTTCTCCCGATGGGCACATCCGTTTAGCCTTTGCTTTGGACGGTAATAATAGCATGACTTATCAAGTCAGTGTAGGAGACACCGTCTTCATCACCCCTTCTTTATTAGGTTTCACAGCCAAGGACGGAGTGAATCTTGCCGAAGGTTTCAAGGTCATAAACACCGACTTCACCACCCATGACGAAACCTGGACCCAACCTTGGGGAGAAAACAAAACCATCCGCAACCATTACAACGAAATGGTTGTTCACTTGTCCGATGCGGTAAACACGAAACTGACTTTGCGTTTCCGCATTTTCGATGATGGATTAGGATTTCGCTATGAATATGAAGTTCCCGGAGCTGACAGTATTCTGGTGACAGACGAACTGACTGCGTTCAATATAGCACAGGATGGCACTTCGTGGTCCATACCTGCCAATTCTGAAACATACGAATTGCTATATCGTACACAGCCTGTCAGCCGGATAGACAATGCCAATACTCCCATGACCTTCAAGACAGGCGGCATATACGCCAGCATCCACGAAGCCGCATTGACGGACTTCCCCGAAATGACACTGAAGAATACCGGAGGTTGCCACTTCAAGGCCGAACTGGCTCCCTGGCCCGACGGCATAAAAGCCCGCATAGCCGGAGGACGTTTTAAAACTCCCTGGCGCACCTTGCAGATTGCCCCGAAAGCAGTGGGACTGATTAACTCAGGACTCATCCTCAACCTGAACGAACCGTGTGCACTGGAAACCACGGACTGGATACGTCCGATGAAATATGTGGGCATCTGGTGGGGAATGCATCTGGGCGTGGAAAGCTGGGTCATCAACGACCGTCACGGCGCTACCACCGGGAATGCCAAACGATATATTGACTTTGCCGCCGCCAACAACATAGAAGCAGTGATGTACGAAGGCTGGAACGAAGGCTGGGAAAACTGGGGCGGGACGCAGACATTTGACTACACTAAGCCCTATGCTGATTTCGATATAAAAGAGATAGCCCGCTACGCCCGTGAAAAAGGCGTTGAGATTATCGGACACCATGAAACCGGTGGCAACATCCTCAACTACGAGAAGCAGCTGGATAAAGCCTACAAATGGTATGCCGACCTGGGCGTCCATAGTGTGAAGACCGGTTATGCCGGCGGACTCCCCAACGGGCACAACCATCACGGGCAATACAACGTGCGCCATTACCGTAAAGTAGTGGAGACCGCCGCTAAATATCATACTACGCTCGACGTGCACGAACCTATCAAAGATACGGGTATCCGTCGCACCTATCCCAACATGATGACCCGTGAGGGTGCCCGTGGTATGGAATGGAACGCCTGGAGTGAAGGTAATCCGCCCGAGCATCATGTGATGCTGCCTTTCACCCGTTTGCTGGCAGGTCCTATGGATTATACGCCCGGCATATTCGACATCATGTACGAGCGGGCCAAGAAGTCCCCACACCGCAAGCAGTGGAATATGAAGGACAGCAAAGACTGCCGCATCAACACCACATTGGCAAAGCAGATAGCCAATTGGGTGATACTTTACTCCCCCTTGCAGATGGCGGCGGACATGATCGAGAACTACGAAGGACATCCTGCTTTCCAGTTCTTTCGCGACTTTGATGCCGACTGTGACTGGTCGGAAGCGCTGGCCGGTGAACCGGGAGAGTTTGTGGTCATTGTCCGTCGAGCAAAAGATAAGTACTTCCTGGGAGCTGCAACGAATGAAGAAGCGCGTAAAGTGGATGTTAAGTTAGACTTTTTGGAAAAGGGTAGGGTATACCGTGCCTTAATCTATGCCGATGGAGAGGGTGCCGACTGGGAACTTAATCCTACGGCTTATGAAATCATTGAGAAACTGGTGACTGCCGATGACACCCTGACAGTCTCTATGGCAAGAGGCGGCGGACAAGCCATCAGCTTTATGCCTGCCTGA
- a CDS encoding DUF1735 and LamG domain-containing protein: MKLKNLYLVSIALLAGMFAACSDDTENFDNRVYISTSVKASTVLLKTETAEGQFQLALAKPEEKDINVSLKADMSLVEMYNAVYYDKAQSLPVEYYSLENTELVIPAGTVTSEAVMVKFKNLLSLDSEQVYVLPVTIEQAGIDVLQSARTMYYVLKGAALINVVGNITKNSIHVDWKRPEVANNLRQMTAEALIRVSKFDKMLTTIMGIEGKFLIRIGDAGIPQNQLQIANPDHNVTSADLSIPTGEWVHIAVTYDADAKKMIVYINGKNKLEDTVDAGAVNWGQTMTDEGNGFWIGHSYNRDRWLEGEISECRIWNKVLTADEINAKNHFYLVEPDSEGLVAYWKFDEGTGQTVTDYTGNGNNGMALDPISWVEVALPEK, encoded by the coding sequence ATGAAACTGAAAAATTTATATTTAGTATCAATAGCATTATTGGCTGGGATGTTTGCAGCTTGCAGCGATGATACTGAGAATTTCGATAACCGTGTGTATATAAGCACTTCTGTCAAGGCCAGCACTGTATTGCTGAAGACAGAAACAGCGGAAGGTCAATTCCAATTGGCTTTGGCTAAACCTGAAGAAAAAGATATAAACGTGTCTTTAAAGGCCGATATGTCTTTGGTTGAAATGTATAATGCCGTTTATTATGATAAGGCTCAGAGTCTGCCGGTGGAATACTATTCTTTAGAGAATACAGAACTTGTTATTCCGGCAGGTACTGTTACCTCGGAGGCTGTAATGGTAAAATTCAAGAATCTGTTAAGTTTGGATAGTGAACAGGTATATGTATTGCCCGTAACCATTGAACAGGCAGGCATTGATGTTTTACAAAGTGCACGTACCATGTATTATGTCTTGAAGGGTGCCGCATTGATAAATGTGGTGGGTAATATTACCAAAAATTCTATTCATGTAGATTGGAAGAGGCCGGAAGTGGCTAATAATCTGAGACAAATGACAGCTGAAGCACTGATTCGTGTCAGCAAGTTCGACAAGATGCTTACGACGATTATGGGCATTGAAGGAAAATTCCTGATACGTATTGGAGATGCCGGCATTCCGCAGAATCAGTTGCAGATTGCTAATCCGGATCACAACGTAACCTCTGCCGACCTGTCTATTCCTACGGGAGAGTGGGTACATATTGCTGTAACATATGATGCGGATGCCAAGAAGATGATAGTTTATATTAATGGTAAGAATAAACTGGAAGATACGGTAGATGCTGGTGCTGTAAACTGGGGGCAAACCATGACAGATGAAGGCAATGGTTTTTGGATTGGTCATTCTTATAACCGTGACCGTTGGTTGGAAGGTGAAATTTCAGAATGTCGCATCTGGAACAAAGTATTGACTGCGGACGAAATCAATGCTAAAAACCATTTTTATTTGGTGGAACCGGATTCGGAAGGACTGGTGGCTTACTGGAAGTTTGATGAAGGAACAGGTCAGACAGTTACTGATTATACAGGTAACGGAAATAATGGGATGGCTCTAGACCCGATTTCCTGGGTTGAAGTGGCATTGCCTGAGAAATAA
- a CDS encoding SusD/RagB family nutrient-binding outer membrane lipoprotein, whose protein sequence is MKINSTIAKIMAAGAILFGSVACTGDYIDYNKNPHEPDLDQMLPDDYLFSALLLNMQDVMMPEQENFSQYVDCLMPGGFSGYVADSNLGTGWSGRFATYNPSEAWLRIPFADFYDKFYPNYFQLKEQCEDEVYLSLAELYRICTMLRVTDTYGPIPYSQVGVNNALKSGYDSQEQVYKKMFEDLDNIIDVLTTYSAQNFNPSGDRIYGGNTKAWAKFANSVKLRMAMRIVYVNESLAKQKAEEAVNSEIGVMTVSTDGAYHKVVDHNPWERFMPNWGDARISADLVCYMNGYSDPRREVYYDKSTFATKGAYKGTEDYVGLRRGIRQGQYNSWSQGYSCMKVTVSDNMLIFPASEVTFLRAEGALRGWNMGGTAKALYEEAVSLSFDERGVSGASAYLTNSTGLPTVYKDPLKGEDGQKYDYSGSTNSTITVAWDDAADFETKLERIITQKWIAIFPSTMEAWSEYRRTGYPKLMPAMHNLSDGVVDDAEGARRLSYPADEYRENGENLDAAVSALTKESSNKKGDTMATRIWWDCKPAK, encoded by the coding sequence TGGCTTGTACAGGAGATTATATAGACTATAACAAGAATCCGCATGAACCGGATTTGGATCAGATGTTGCCAGACGATTACTTGTTTAGTGCACTTCTGTTGAATATGCAGGATGTGATGATGCCTGAACAGGAAAACTTTTCTCAGTATGTGGATTGTTTAATGCCTGGCGGATTTTCCGGTTATGTTGCAGACTCTAACTTAGGTACCGGCTGGTCGGGGCGTTTTGCTACTTATAATCCGTCTGAGGCTTGGCTGAGAATACCTTTTGCGGATTTTTATGATAAATTCTATCCCAATTACTTTCAGTTGAAAGAGCAATGTGAGGATGAAGTATATCTCTCATTGGCAGAGTTATACCGCATTTGCACTATGTTGCGCGTGACTGATACGTATGGTCCGATACCTTATTCTCAGGTGGGTGTTAACAATGCCTTAAAATCGGGCTACGATTCTCAGGAACAAGTTTATAAGAAAATGTTTGAAGATTTGGATAACATTATAGATGTACTTACTACTTATTCTGCTCAGAATTTCAATCCCAGTGGTGATCGTATTTATGGTGGTAATACCAAAGCATGGGCTAAGTTTGCTAATTCTGTGAAACTTCGTATGGCTATGCGTATTGTATATGTTAACGAGAGTCTGGCAAAGCAAAAAGCTGAAGAAGCAGTTAATTCGGAAATCGGTGTAATGACTGTAAGTACGGATGGTGCTTACCATAAAGTTGTGGATCACAATCCATGGGAACGTTTCATGCCAAACTGGGGTGATGCTCGTATTTCTGCTGATTTGGTTTGTTACATGAATGGTTATAGTGATCCTCGTCGTGAAGTTTATTATGATAAGTCTACGTTTGCTACGAAAGGAGCTTATAAAGGTACGGAAGACTATGTTGGTCTGCGTCGTGGTATCAGACAGGGACAGTATAATTCATGGTCTCAAGGTTATTCTTGTATGAAGGTGACGGTGAGTGATAATATGCTTATCTTCCCAGCTTCAGAAGTCACTTTCTTACGGGCAGAAGGTGCTCTTCGTGGGTGGAATATGGGTGGAACGGCTAAAGCACTGTATGAAGAAGCTGTTAGTCTTTCTTTTGATGAGCGTGGTGTTTCAGGTGCTTCTGCTTATCTGACTAATTCTACAGGATTACCAACTGTCTACAAAGACCCGTTAAAGGGTGAGGATGGGCAGAAATATGATTACTCAGGCTCTACTAATTCTACGATAACTGTTGCTTGGGATGATGCGGCAGATTTTGAAACGAAGCTGGAAAGAATCATTACTCAGAAGTGGATTGCTATTTTCCCGAGCACTATGGAAGCATGGTCGGAATATCGTCGTACAGGATATCCTAAGTTGATGCCTGCGATGCACAATCTAAGTGACGGGGTAGTGGATGATGCTGAGGGAGCACGCCGTTTATCTTATCCTGCTGATGAGTATCGTGAGAATGGCGAAAATCTCGATGCCGCTGTTTCTGCACTTACTAAGGAATCAAGTAATAAGAAAGGTGATACAATGGCAACCCGAATCTGGTGGGATTGTAAGCCTGCTAAATAA